GTTAGTTTATTAGGTATTGGTTCGTTTGTGATGTTAGCAGCTGCTAGTTGTACTTCAGCAACTACACCAACACCTAACCCTGAACCAAAACCAGATCCAATGCCAAACCCTCCTAGTGGTGGTATGAATGGCGGAGATACTAATCCAGGAAATGACGGAGGAATGGAGAATTCTGCTCAGCAATTATCAACTGCTAAAACAGCTTTAACAAATTTGTTATCTAGTAAAAATACAAATGTTCAGATGTATTCTGATTATGCCAAAATCAAAAGCGACTTAACAGCTGCATATACATCTGCTGAAGCAACTTCACAAAACTCATCTGCTACATTAGAACAAGTTAAAAGTGCTACATCAACCTTACAAACAGCTATTAATACAGCTGCTAATGAAAAGAAAGTTTTTGATGAAAATAATTCTGAACTTGTTACAGCTTATACTAATTTAAAGACAACATTAGAAGGTGAAAATACAACCCTTGCTGCATTTAATGATTCAGCAAATTATGGTGGAATCAAAACTCATTTAATGAGTTTATATAATCAAGCAAAAACAATTACAACTTCAACTTTGCTTAATGATGCTGGACAATCACCTAATAAAGACAATGTAGTAAAAATTAATAAAGAGATTACAGATTCTATTAATCCAACACTTTTAAATCAACAAAAAGCTAATGCAGATATGCTTGCAACTAGTTTTACAAAACAAGTACTAAATGATGCTCAATTAACATCTGGTAGTAGTGAAACTAGTATGCAAACACAACCTCAACCAGGTAACTACAGTTTTGTTGGTTATAGTGTTGATGTAACAACAGGATCTAATAATGCTCGCCCAAACTGGAATTTTGCTCAAAGAAAAGTTTGAGATACTAATAAAGCACCTTTAACCCAAACCGAACAAAGTAATAAATTAACAGACGTATCATGGATTTATAACTTATCGGGAATGGGTGCTAAATACACAGTTACTTTTGATTATTATGGTGCTTCAAACAATGCTTACTTATATTTCCCTTATAAATTAGTTCAAGCGAATGATAATGTTGGGTTGCAATATGTATTAAATAACACTACTCCAAAATTAGTTAATTTTGCCACAGCTCAACCAACAGCTTCTAGTGCTGAACCATCACAAGTACAACCTGCTGCTGAAATGATGGCTCTAGCTAATGAAGTTCCAACTGTTAACGACATTAAGGTTGCTAAAGTTGTTCTATCTGATCTGAAGTTTGGAACTAATACCATTGAATTCAGTGTTCCAACAGGCAATGATCATACTTCTAAAGTAGCTCCGATGATCGGTAATATGTATCTTACTGCTAATGATCAAAATGTAGATAAGGTATATGATGATATTTTTGGTAATACTGTAGCTAATCAAGATAATGCTACAGAAGTTAGTGTTGATCTATTAAAAGGTTATAGTCTTGCAACTAGCTATTCAATATATGTACGTCGTTTTACTAATTTAACAGAGAGTGGAGAGGGTAGAACAGCTATATCTAGTCCTGTTTATTTAGTAGGATGAATCGGTGGTGATGGAGTTAGAACTAATGATAGATCTGTAGAAAATGTTTATAACTTTCCTGCAGTTAATGGAAATTCTAGAACATTAACTGTTTATGTAAATGCACCTAAAATTGGTGACTACAACATTAGTGGTTCGTACATTTCAACAACTACGGAAAGAAAATTAAAAATTTCAACAGATAATAAAGATTCTAATTCTGTCACGATTGGTGTTAGAGCAACTACAGCTTGAAATACATTAGAAAAGTTTGATACTTCAGCTACTATGAATAGTCTTGTTACTATAACAAATGAAAAGAAGACTCTTCATTTAGAACAAGGATTAAATAAGATTATCATTGGCGGAGTTTCGGGTCATACTCCTTATATTGGTAATTTGAAATTTACATTAAATAATCCTTCGCCAACTAATGCAGAAAATAACACAAACACTAGAACAGAACAACCAGCAGGAAAAGAAAGAACGGGTAAATAAAATATTGGTTATATTCAAAATAAAGCGCTAAGTTAGTTACATAAAATTAGTTAATGATCAGAACGAATATCCGTTCTGATCTTTTTTTATTTAACTCAGCTCACCAAATTCCAGGAACCAACCTAGGCGCAATTAATCCTCCAACGAAGCTAAAAACTTAGCAAAAGGTTTAAAGAACACTTTAAAGATCTTACTCCAATTAAAATTGGGATAATCTTTAATATGTTTTTTAATCCGTTCAAAGGTTTTATTATCAGCACTAACATCTTTTTATAATCATCTTTGTAATTGATCTTATTTAGCAACTTTTGACAAAGTTCTAAATAAAAAGTCCTAGCTAAAATACTTGCTACTGCCACACTTAAATATTTAGATTCGGCTTTTTCTTCCATTAAATCAATCTTAATAATTGGCTCAACTTTAAAATCAGTTAGGTACTGATAATATTTATTTTGATTAACAAACTGATCTAGAACAATCAGATTGTTAATCTGATATCTTTGCTTAAAAAACACAAAATCTTTTAACAAAATCCTAAATAAATAAGCCGTTAAATTAACTAAAAAATTAAAAAAATGGTTTTTCTTATCAACCAAAATTCTTTAGTAATAAACGCTTATTTATATTTTATTTTTGCTAATCATTTAAGATATATCTATATATATCTTAATATTCTATGAGTAAAAAAAGAATCATCTTAAAGACTATTAGTTTGTTAGGTACAACATCCTCTCTTAGTATTGGGATTTCTAGCTGTATGTCTATTACTAAAAAAGACGCAAATCCAAATAATAGCCAAACCCAATTACAAACAGCGCGGATGGAGTTAACTGATCTAATCAATGCTAAAGCAATGACATTAGCTTCACTACAAGATTATGCCAAGATTGAAGCTAGTTTATCATCTGCTTATAGTGAAGCTGAAACAGTTAACAATAACCTTAATGCAACACTAGAACAACTAAATATGGCTAAAACTAATTTAGAATCAGCCATCAACCAAGCTAATACGGATAAAACCACTTTTGATAATGAACACCCAAATTTAGTTGAAGCATACAAAACACTAAAAACCACTTTATCACAACGTGCTACTAACCTTGAAGGTTTAGCATCAACTGCTTATAATCAGATTCGTAATAATTTAGTGGATCTATACAATAAAGCTAGTAGTTTAATAACTAAAACACTAGATCCACTAAATGGGGGAACGCTTTTAGATTCTAATGAGATTACTACAGCTAATAAGAATATTAATAATACGTTATCAACTATTAATGAACAAAAGACTAATGCTAATGCATTAGCTAATAGTTTTATCAAAGAAGTGATTCAAAATAATAAACAAAGTTTTGTAGGAATGTTTACAAACACTAATGTTCAACCTTCAAACTATAGTTTTGTTGCTTTTAGTGCTGATGTAACACCTGTTAATTATAAATATGCAAGAAGAACGGTTTGAAATGGTGATGAACCTTCAAGTAGAATTCTTGCAAACACCAATAGTATTACTGATGTTTCATGAATTTATAGTTTAGCTGGAACAAACACGAAATACCAATTTAGTTTTAGCAACTATGGTCCATCAACTGGTTATTTATATTTCCCTTATAAGTTGGTTAAAACAGCTGATGCTAGTAATGTTGGATTACAATACAAACTAAATAATGGAAATGTTCAACAAGTTGAGTTTGCCACTTCAACTAGTGCAAATAATACTACAGCTAATCCAACTCCAGCAGTTGATGAGATTAAAGTTGCTAAAATCGTTTTATCAGGTTTAAGATTTGGTCAAAACACAATCGAATTAAGTGTTCCAACGGGTGAAGGAAATATGAATAAAGTTGCCCCAATGATTGGTAACATTTATCTTAGCTCGAATGAAAATAATGCTGATAAGATCTACAATGATATCTTTGGTAACACAATCAACCAACAGAATAATGCTACTTCTGTAATGATTAATATGGTTGAGGGTTACAATTTAGCTAGTAGTTATTCTCCAGCATATAAACTAATTAATGTTTCCGCTGGTGGTGGTGGTCAAACTCAACCATATTATGTAATTGGTTGATTGGGCGCTAGTGATCAGAATGCTAGAACTGCTATGGGAACCAACATGAACGTACAAAGAGTTCCAGCAACAACTAGTACTCAAGGCGGATATGCTAGATATCTCTCTTTTTATGTTAATGCTCCACAAGCTGGTTCATATTATATTAGTGGTAACTATAATAGTTTAACAAATAGAGGTCTAGCTGTGTCTACCGACACTAAGTTTACAACCAATGTGATCAAGATCACACACTTACAAGTAATTGATGCCACAAATAGAATCTTAACCTTTGATACTAAAACAAAAAGAGGAACTGATAGTAATAACGGTAATATTACATTAGAAGCAAACAAAGACACAATAACATTAACTAAGGGCTGAAACAAAGTTTATGTTTCAGGTAATAATAATGATAGTGTAGGTATTGGTAATCTTACTTTTACATTAATGCCACCACAAACTAATTCATAATTAAGATATATTAAACATACCCATTTAGATAATCTAAATGGGTATGTTTTTTATTGAAAATGGCGCATGATGAAATCAAAGTTAAGTTCACTAGTACTTTGATAAATTAGATCTGCTTTAGAAAAATCTTCATTACTGCCATGGATAATGACAACAGCTTTCATTTTGGCTGCTTTGATTGCTTTCAATCCTGAGATCGCATCTTCAAACCCAATAGCTTGATCAGTGCTGATATCTAAGCCTTCTGCAGCTTTAAGATAGATATCAGCTGCTGGTTTGCCTTGGTTAATCTCACTTGGATTAACGATATAATCAAAGCTATCTAATAAACCTAATTTTTCTGAAATTAACGGCGCGTTATGACTACTAGAAGCTACTGCTAATTTAATCTTATTTGCTTTTGCTTTGATTATTAATTGATCAATACCTTTTAATATCGAGTTTTGATAAATCTCAGTTGTTAAGAGCTTTTTATATAGATCATTTTTTTGTTCACAGATCTTGATTAGTTCAGCTTGACTTAAATCATTCTTAGGTTTTTTTAACCTAAGAATTGCTTTAAGAGTATCTAATCTAGATAACCCTTTTAGTTTTTCGTTTTCTTCTTCTAAAAAGTTAATTCCTAGTTGTGCAACAATCTTTTTTCAAGCTATATAGTGCAATTTAGCTGTATCAGTAATCACACCATCTAAATCAAAGATAAATCCCTTAATCATATTTAATTTCAAACCTTTTTAGTTCGTTATCAATCAGATGTTTTTGATCAGAGATGATCAGTTCTCGAGCGTGTGAATTATTAATCGTTTTAATCAAGAAATGATCTTGTTTGATCACAACTTTAAACTGTGAATTTTTATATTGGAAACGATAAGTTAGTTCTTTCCAATGTTTTGGTAAGATCGGATTCAAGTGTAATTCATCATTATGTCAATCTAATCCCCCAAACCCAAAAAGGATCATCTGATAGATTGCAGCCAATGAACCAGCATGGATCCCAGCATCAGATGAGTGCATATTTTGACCCATATCAATGTTAATTCCATATTCAAACAACTGATAAGCAAGATCTAACTTTTTTAATCTAGTGGCTTCAATCATATATGTTGCTGCTGATAATGATGAGTCGTGAGTAGTAATTGCTTGATAATAATCAAAATTAGCAGCTCTAATCTGTTTTGAATACAGATGGGGTAAGATGTTTAACAATAAAACAACATCAGCTTGCTTTACTAACTGACCACCTAAAAGTTTTTGTCCCGCTGCTGTACTAAACAATTTCTTCCCAGCATCACCCAACATCTGAAAATCACTAATATCATTCACACCTTTATCAACTTGAGCAGCATCTCTGAATAATTTAATTACCTTTTCTTTAGGTGTATTTGGTGTTGCTAAAACATCAGCTACCTCAGCATCAGTTACTGGTGTTGGGTTAATTTGTTAATCTTTAAATGATAAAATCTTTGATTTAGTTTCAATTGGAGGCTTATCATTATCTGCAGGTCGACAAGAAGATAAAATGGTTGGAGCAATTAATAATCACCCTGCTGATAAACCAAATAAGTATTTTAGTTTTGTCTTCTTCATAGTGTACCTTCGATATTTTTTTAAATCTCAATCGTTATTCAAATGCTAATTCATTCTTTTGATAAGCAATTAGGAATAAGATGATTGTTAAGGGTGAAATTAATAAAATTGCGGTAATAGTGTCAATGATTGGGTAGATTTTATTGAACTCTGTTTTAGTTAAGATGTAATAAGTGTGGATACAAAGAACGAAATTGATCAGTCGATTTATGATGATGATTGTGAATAACAGTTTTAGTAAGAAACTTGTTTGCAAGCTTTTAATAAAAGTTCCTATTAATAATTCTTTATTATTGTCTAGATATAGTTTGATTAATTAATATGAGATAACAATACTACAGATCAATGTGATGATGTTGTTTAAAATAAAGAAGATGTATTCTAGAATTTTCGGTCTTGCTTTTCGTTCTAATGGTAATTTACCAATCAATAGTCACCTTAACTTTGTGTTAAAGGAAACTACCCGGAATTTTATTTTATTCATAACTCCTATTTATATTTTGAATTAAGAAAATCTCTAAAACTAAGTTGGGTATGACTTTTATGATTTTATTAAGATCCATCTACTTGATCCATCAAGCAGATAAGCTTTTAACTTAACGTGCAAATTTCTTTAAAATCTTGATTTTATTAGACTTTGGAAGAATATTCTTTATTTTAACTTAAAAAAACTAAGCACAAGTTAGCTAAATCAAAAAATAAACAATAATCAAGTTGAGAAAAAACTGATTATTGTTTATTGAAGAAGTTTAGATCTTTAATTTACTTTTTTAAGTTCTTTTTAATTGCTTCAATCACTTGTTCATGACCCATCTCGTGTTTGATTAATAGATCTTTATTATCTCCGTGTTGAGGGATCGTTTTGAAATTATAAGAATATAATGATTTATTTTGGTATTTCTTTTCAACGATCAGTCGATAAAACTCATTAGCCAACCCAAGATTTTGATAAATCTCTTCATAAAGATAGATCTGATCATATTGATCTAAGATCTTAGTGATCATTTGATCTAATTGATCACCATGAACTAAGATTGCATCAAAGCAATCAACATCGTTAAGTTGTTGTTGATCTAATAACCTCTTAAATAAGATCAGGTTGTTATTATATGAAATTAATGCTGTTTTATTTTTAGTATTAGCTGGATTTAACTTAACCCATTGATCAATATGATCAAAGTCTTGATAATACGATTCGTATTGGTTAAGTTCAACAAAATAGCGATTATATCTAATCGCGATTACTTGAGTTGTATTATTAATTACTTGATCAAGTAATCTTTTTAATACGATCTGATTACTAGCAGCATAGATCTTAGCATGCGGGGTGTTTTTAATCATCCCCACATCAAAGATCCCATGGTGAGATGAACCTTCAGTTCCATTCAACCCACATCGATCAATCAAGAGATTGATCCCTAAATTTAATCGTGATAAATCATGGATTAATTGATCATAACTTCTTTGTAAAAAGGTTGAATAGATCGGTAAAAAGACCGGAACCTGATTTAAACTTACTCCAGAAGCCATTGATAATGCGTGTTCTTCAGAAATCCCAACATCGATGTAATTCTTTGGGTATTTTTTAATCAGATCAATAAATCCAGTTGCATAAGTCATCGCGGGATTAATCATGCAAAACTGCTTTTTATCTTTTAGTTTTGCTTCTAAATGACTTGCAGCAATAAACCCAGATTGGTCTTGGTAAGTTTTATTAGACCGATTGGAATTATGATAAGTTCCAATCAGATCTGCTTCAGCTTGCTCAACCCCCTTACCCTTGATTGTTTTAACATGAACGATCACTGGTTTTTGTTT
The nucleotide sequence above comes from Mycoplasmoides gallisepticum. Encoded proteins:
- a CDS encoding FIVAR domain-containing protein — its product is MKRKNILKFVSLLGIGSFVMLAAASCTSATTPTPNPEPKPDPMPNPPSGGMNGGDTNPGNDGGMENSAQQLSTAKTALTNLLSSKNTNVQMYSDYAKIKSDLTAAYTSAEATSQNSSATLEQVKSATSTLQTAINTAANEKKVFDENNSELVTAYTNLKTTLEGENTTLAAFNDSANYGGIKTHLMSLYNQAKTITTSTLLNDAGQSPNKDNVVKINKEITDSINPTLLNQQKANADMLATSFTKQVLNDAQLTSGSSETSMQTQPQPGNYSFVGYSVDVTTGSNNARPNWNFAQRKVWDTNKAPLTQTEQSNKLTDVSWIYNLSGMGAKYTVTFDYYGASNNAYLYFPYKLVQANDNVGLQYVLNNTTPKLVNFATAQPTASSAEPSQVQPAAEMMALANEVPTVNDIKVAKVVLSDLKFGTNTIEFSVPTGNDHTSKVAPMIGNMYLTANDQNVDKVYDDIFGNTVANQDNATEVSVDLLKGYSLATSYSIYVRRFTNLTESGEGRTAISSPVYLVGWIGGDGVRTNDRSVENVYNFPAVNGNSRTLTVYVNAPKIGDYNISGSYISTTTERKLKISTDNKDSNSVTIGVRATTAWNTLEKFDTSATMNSLVTITNEKKTLHLEQGLNKIIIGGVSGHTPYIGNLKFTLNNPSPTNAENNTNTRTEQPAGKERTGK
- a CDS encoding ribonuclease H family protein, translating into MFFKQRYQINNLIVLDQFVNQNKYYQYLTDFKVEPIIKIDLMEEKAESKYLSVAVASILARTFYLELCQKLLNKINYKDDYKKMLVLIIKPLNGLKNILKIIPILIGVRSLKCSLNLLLSF
- a CDS encoding FIVAR domain-containing protein, producing the protein MSKKRIILKTISLLGTTSSLSIGISSCMSITKKDANPNNSQTQLQTARMELTDLINAKAMTLASLQDYAKIEASLSSAYSEAETVNNNLNATLEQLNMAKTNLESAINQANTDKTTFDNEHPNLVEAYKTLKTTLSQRATNLEGLASTAYNQIRNNLVDLYNKASSLITKTLDPLNGGTLLDSNEITTANKNINNTLSTINEQKTNANALANSFIKEVIQNNKQSFVGMFTNTNVQPSNYSFVAFSADVTPVNYKYARRTVWNGDEPSSRILANTNSITDVSWIYSLAGTNTKYQFSFSNYGPSTGYLYFPYKLVKTADASNVGLQYKLNNGNVQQVEFATSTSANNTTANPTPAVDEIKVAKIVLSGLRFGQNTIELSVPTGEGNMNKVAPMIGNIYLSSNENNADKIYNDIFGNTINQQNNATSVMINMVEGYNLASSYSPAYKLINVSAGGGGQTQPYYVIGWLGASDQNARTAMGTNMNVQRVPATTSTQGGYARYLSFYVNAPQAGSYYISGNYNSLTNRGLAVSTDTKFTTNVIKITHLQVIDATNRILTFDTKTKRGTDSNNGNITLEANKDTITLTKGWNKVYVSGNNNDSVGIGNLTFTLMPPQTNS
- the pgmB gene encoding beta-phosphoglucomutase; the protein is MIKGFIFDLDGVITDTAKLHYIAWKKIVAQLGINFLEEENEKLKGLSRLDTLKAILRLKKPKNDLSQAELIKICEQKNDLYKKLLTTEIYQNSILKGIDQLIIKAKANKIKLAVASSSHNAPLISEKLGLLDSFDYIVNPSEINQGKPAADIYLKAAEGLDISTDQAIGFEDAISGLKAIKAAKMKAVVIIHGSNEDFSKADLIYQSTSELNFDFIMRHFQ
- a CDS encoding glycosyl hydrolase family 65 protein, yielding MNPTPVTDAEVADVLATPNTPKEKVIKLFRDAAQVDKGVNDISDFQMLGDAGKKLFSTAAGQKLLGGQLVKQADVVLLLNILPHLYSKQIRAANFDYYQAITTHDSSLSAATYMIEATRLKKLDLAYQLFEYGINIDMGQNMHSSDAGIHAGSLAAIYQMILFGFGGLDWHNDELHLNPILPKHWKELTYRFQYKNSQFKVVIKQDHFLIKTINNSHARELIISDQKHLIDNELKRFEIKYD
- a CDS encoding 1-deoxy-D-xylulose-5-phosphate synthase, with the translated sequence MKLLNTIKSYADFLKIKKAALKQLATEIRDYLINLGKEKSIHWSSNLGIVELSIALAYFFNLDRDKVFYDTSHQAYVHKMVTGRFDRMRSIRETNGLSGLQDLNESKYDYYAGGHTSNSLSVASGLVFSNQLLDKEQLIIPVIGDGSIANGIAFEAINNISFHHHKMIIILNDNQMSISENFGEFNKLLTNLKDDQANFFKQLNYEYLKIEDGHDLDQIFAGLEKAKELVKQKPVIVHVKTIKGKGVEQAEADLIGTYHNSNRSNKTYQDQSGFIAASHLEAKLKDKKQFCMINPAMTYATGFIDLIKKYPKNYIDVGISEEHALSMASGVSLNQVPVFLPIYSTFLQRSYDQLIHDLSRLNLGINLLIDRCGLNGTEGSSHHGIFDVGMIKNTPHAKIYAASNQIVLKRLLDQVINNTTQVIAIRYNRYFVELNQYESYYQDFDHIDQWVKLNPANTKNKTALISYNNNLILFKRLLDQQQLNDVDCFDAILVHGDQLDQMITKILDQYDQIYLYEEIYQNLGLANEFYRLIVEKKYQNKSLYSYNFKTIPQHGDNKDLLIKHEMGHEQVIEAIKKNLKK